The following proteins are co-located in the Rheinheimera salexigens genome:
- a CDS encoding tyrosine-type recombinase/integrase, translating into MTPLRKTMIDECRLRGLARKTEETYLYAVEQLSRHYHQSPDTISEAQLEQYFRYLTLEKHLSRNSIHVQLNGIYFFFKTVLHRGFTITKPLTKRTVTSPLMLKQEEIQRVIALCPNQKHRFMLMTYYGTGLRLMELINLKVADIDGQRKTLKVCSGKGNKDRYVLLTPAVLQLLREYWRQYRPRDWLFYSSRGMELAMSSSSISKVFRTAVKAAGLPTGCSIHSLRHAYATHQLVAGMPLHELQNQLGHSNIKTTQHYLHWLPEMGNGARDLLADWAIS; encoded by the coding sequence ATGACCCCTTTACGCAAAACGATGATAGATGAATGTCGGTTGCGTGGTCTTGCCCGCAAAACCGAAGAAACGTACTTATATGCGGTTGAGCAACTTAGTCGACATTATCATCAAAGCCCAGATACGATTTCAGAAGCCCAGCTTGAACAGTATTTTAGGTATCTCACGTTAGAGAAACACCTATCTCGCAATTCAATTCATGTGCAATTAAATGGTATCTACTTCTTTTTTAAAACGGTTTTACACCGAGGGTTTACGATAACCAAGCCGCTTACTAAGCGCACGGTTACGTCACCCTTAATGTTAAAACAAGAAGAGATACAGCGTGTTATTGCTCTGTGTCCAAACCAAAAGCATCGCTTTATGTTGATGACATACTATGGCACTGGTTTAAGATTAATGGAGTTAATTAATCTTAAAGTTGCCGATATTGATGGTCAAAGAAAGACATTGAAGGTGTGCTCTGGTAAAGGAAATAAAGATCGCTACGTACTATTAACCCCAGCGGTATTGCAGTTACTCCGCGAGTATTGGCGGCAATATCGGCCACGCGATTGGTTGTTTTACTCTAGTCGAGGTATGGAGCTCGCTATGTCCAGTAGCAGTATCAGTAAGGTCTTTAGAACGGCTGTTAAGGCGGCAGGCTTACCGACTGGATGCAGTATTCATAGCTTGCGTCATGCTTATGCAACGCATCAGCTAGTAGCAGGAATGCCCTTGCATGAACTGCAAAACCAGTTAGGCCATAGCAATATTAAAACGACACAGCACTACTTGCATTGGTTGCCGGAAATGGGCAACGGTGCGAGAGATTTACTTGCTGATTGGGCTATCTCATGA
- a CDS encoding IS91 family transposase has translation MSLHLSEVLDQFLPDYQQSQTMSWQQQAVCKHIMQCRTAALGQQLWQCDSCHQQQVVYCSCRDRHCPRCQGQRTRDWLQAQSANLVQAKYFHLVFTLPHELNVLSQYAPEKLYKSLFNAVWQTLSTFAQRHRKVAGELGMTAILHTWGQTLSQHIHLHCLIPGGMLNKAERWQLISKGYLFPVKALSTVFRAKMLQQLRSEQLSIPNADALMAKPWTVFSKACLCKPQTVLSYLGRYTRKGVLHESRLQHIDTDNVSFRYRDYKDGNKHKVMILKGTEFIRRYLSHVLPKGFMRIRHYGILANRCRKQKLAIIRKQEVAANPEEKQTTSEQETPCWHCPHCRTGLLHLVSVLAQDLHRKPDS, from the coding sequence ATGAGCTTACATTTGTCAGAGGTACTAGATCAATTTCTACCTGACTATCAGCAGAGCCAAACGATGAGTTGGCAACAACAGGCTGTATGTAAACATATCATGCAGTGTCGCACCGCTGCTCTAGGCCAACAATTGTGGCAATGCGATAGTTGCCACCAACAGCAAGTGGTGTACTGCTCGTGCCGAGATAGACATTGCCCGCGCTGTCAAGGGCAACGCACCCGTGATTGGCTGCAAGCACAGAGTGCCAACTTGGTGCAGGCGAAATACTTCCACCTCGTGTTTACCTTGCCGCATGAGCTCAATGTACTGAGCCAGTATGCACCAGAGAAACTCTATAAAAGCCTGTTTAATGCGGTGTGGCAAACGTTAAGCACCTTTGCTCAGAGACATCGTAAAGTGGCAGGTGAATTAGGCATGACAGCTATCCTGCATACGTGGGGGCAAACCCTGTCGCAGCATATTCACCTACACTGCTTAATTCCTGGCGGTATGTTAAATAAAGCTGAGCGTTGGCAATTGATAAGCAAAGGTTATTTGTTTCCAGTGAAGGCATTATCCACAGTGTTCAGAGCGAAGATGTTGCAGCAGTTACGCAGTGAGCAGCTCAGCATCCCCAACGCCGATGCATTGATGGCGAAACCTTGGACGGTGTTTAGCAAAGCTTGTTTGTGTAAACCACAAACGGTACTGAGTTATCTTGGTCGTTATACCCGCAAAGGCGTATTGCATGAAAGTCGGTTGCAGCATATTGATACTGACAATGTTAGCTTTAGATACCGTGACTATAAAGACGGCAACAAACACAAAGTGATGATCTTAAAGGGGACTGAGTTTATCCGCCGTTACTTAAGCCATGTATTACCAAAAGGCTTTATGCGCATTCGACATTATGGAATATTGGCGAATCGATGTCGCAAGCAGAAACTGGCGATTATTAGAAAACAGGAGGTGGCAGCGAATCCAGAGGAAAAACAGACAACCTCTGAACAGGAAACGCCTTGCTGGCATTGCCCGCACTGCCGAACGGGTTTACTTCACTTAGTGTCTGTATTAGCACAAGATTTGCACCGAAAGCCTGATAGCTGA
- a CDS encoding ABC-three component system protein produces the protein MSQQEEKYPASAISSWSGFVYQGKIALYHSLKLIHDGDLDFELQLDSSDDFAIYKAGKLHSAHQVKAKISRYRSGYAKALEQCTLIEYDKIKGTPRYFHVSVQLDNTDDHKGASGEIVKFYRYGDNFHCGLGEIEGLTKALIKKIFENESITVSDNLINFNYCLLSEKISTKAIHNHKLNQVDGFSENKAAYVGRIEGKEILEDLLNQNPYQDRGYYAVELKTELLTYLEEILDQTLPRMSDATYERARRLCEHIRETPINELKKLCQMMKPSERFQDVQTNDIRRYTKLIQAISVEPIFKHLPHYLDSENRFYVPTALDVDESEECESDMIREMKNNGDLLRLLFEYNHLIASKSEASFTFNTKFTNSDDFDNKPATEKLESNITKSLCISVITIDDAEGRLNDKTTHG, from the coding sequence GTGAGCCAACAAGAAGAGAAGTACCCAGCTAGCGCCATATCCTCGTGGAGCGGCTTCGTTTATCAAGGGAAAATTGCGCTATATCACTCACTTAAACTTATTCATGATGGTGACTTGGACTTCGAGCTTCAGCTAGATAGTAGCGACGACTTCGCTATTTATAAGGCCGGAAAGCTACATTCTGCTCATCAAGTTAAAGCCAAGATTAGTCGTTATCGCAGTGGCTACGCCAAGGCACTAGAGCAGTGCACTTTAATCGAATACGACAAAATAAAAGGGACGCCCCGTTACTTTCACGTATCCGTACAGCTAGACAATACCGATGATCACAAAGGCGCTAGCGGAGAAATAGTAAAATTCTACCGCTACGGAGACAACTTTCACTGTGGACTGGGTGAAATTGAAGGACTAACCAAAGCACTAATAAAAAAAATATTTGAGAACGAGTCCATCACTGTCAGTGATAATCTCATAAATTTTAACTATTGCTTACTTTCAGAAAAAATAAGTACCAAGGCGATACACAATCACAAATTAAATCAAGTGGACGGCTTTTCAGAAAACAAAGCTGCTTACGTGGGCCGTATCGAGGGCAAAGAAATCTTAGAGGACCTTCTGAACCAAAACCCCTACCAGGATAGGGGTTACTATGCAGTTGAGTTGAAGACTGAACTCCTAACATACTTGGAAGAAATACTGGATCAGACACTTCCACGCATGAGTGATGCCACTTATGAGAGAGCTAGACGTTTGTGTGAGCACATTCGCGAAACGCCCATCAACGAATTAAAAAAACTATGCCAGATGATGAAGCCATCCGAGCGGTTCCAAGACGTTCAGACGAACGACATTAGGCGATATACCAAGCTCATCCAGGCTATTTCGGTGGAGCCCATATTCAAGCATCTCCCGCACTACCTAGATAGCGAAAATAGGTTCTACGTACCTACAGCGCTTGACGTAGATGAAAGCGAAGAGTGTGAGTCTGACATGATCCGTGAAATGAAAAACAACGGCGATCTGCTGAGACTACTTTTTGAGTACAATCATCTAATTGCTAGTAAATCAGAAGCCTCATTCACCTTTAATACAAAATTCACAAACTCAGATGATTTCGACAACAAACCGGCGACTGAGAAGCTTGAAAGTAACATCACCAAATCACTATGCATTAGCGTAATTACAATAGATGACGCGGAGGGGCGACTAAATGATAAAACAACTCATGGATGA